The following proteins are co-located in the Peromyscus maniculatus bairdii isolate BWxNUB_F1_BW_parent chromosome 23, HU_Pman_BW_mat_3.1, whole genome shotgun sequence genome:
- the LOC143266687 gene encoding LOW QUALITY PROTEIN: calcium release-activated calcium channel protein 1-like (The sequence of the model RefSeq protein was modified relative to this genomic sequence to represent the inferred CDS: inserted 1 base in 1 codon) — translation MHPEPAPPPSSSSNPELPLSGGGGSSSSTSGSRRSRRRSGDGEPSGAPPLPPPPAVSYPDWIGQSYSEVMSLNEHSMQALSWRKLYLSRAKLKASSRTSALLSGFAMVAMVEVQLDTDHDYPPGLLIVFSACTTVLVAVHLFALMISTCILPNIEAVSNVHNLNSVKESPHERMHRHIELAWAFSTVIGTLLFLAEVVLLCWVKFLPLKKQSGQPSPTKPPAEAAAALANSSSSSGGGITPGEAAAIASTAIMVPCGLVFIVFAVHFYXSLVSHKTDRQFQELNELAEFARLQDQLDHRGDHSLTPGTHYA, via the exons ATGCATCCGGAGCCTGCCCCGCCCccgagcagcagcagcaatccCGAGCTCCCCttgagcggcggcggcggcagcagcagcagcaccagcggCAGCCGCCGGAGCCGCCGCCGCAGCGGGGACGGGGAGCCCTCGGGGGCCccaccgctgccgccaccacccgcCGTCAGCTACCCGGACTGGATCGGCCAGAGTTACTCCGAGGTGATGAGCCTCAACGAGCACTCGATGCAGGCGCTGTCCTGGCGCAAGCTCTACTTGAGCCGCGCCAAGCTCAAAGCCTCCAGCCGGACCTCGGCTCTGCTCTCCGGCTTCGCCATG GTGGCGATGGTGGAAGTCCAGCTGGACACAGACCATGACTACCCACCAGGGCTGCTCATTGTCTTCAGCGCCTGCACCACCGTGCTGGTGGCCGTCCACCTGTTTGCGCTCATGATCAGCACCTGCATCCTCCCCAACATCGAGGCCGTGAGCAACGTCCACAACCTCAACTCGGTCAAAGAGTCTCCCCACGAGCGCATGCACCGGCACATCGAGCTGGCCTGGGCCTTCTCCACCGTCATCGGGACGTTGCTCTTCCTGGCGGAGGTCGTGCTCCTGTGCTGGGTCAAGTTCTTACCCCTTAAGAAACAATCGGGGCAGCCAAGCCCCACCAAGCCCCCTGCGGAAGCCGCCGCCGCCCTggccaacagcagcagcagcagcggcggcggcatcACCCCGGGGGAGGCGGCGGCCATCGCCTCCACGGCCATCATGGTCCCCTGCGGCCTGGTCTTTATCGTCTTCGCTGTTCACTTCT GCTCCCTGGTCAGCCATAAGACGGACCGGCAGTTCCAGGAGCTCAACGA